A stretch of the Arthrobacter stackebrandtii genome encodes the following:
- the galU gene encoding UTP--glucose-1-phosphate uridylyltransferase GalU — protein sequence MRKAVIPAAGLGTRFLPATKAMPKEMLPVVDKPAIQYVVEEAVRAGLTDVVMITGRNKRALEDHFDREPFLEQILESKGDLAKLAAVQESSSLVDLHYLRQGDPKGLGHAVLRARAHVGNEPFAVLLGDDLIDEQDSILDDMARVQELTGGSVVALMEVEPEQISVYGCADVVSSEVDGSLRIRGLVEKPEPIHAPSNLAIIGRYVLHPRIFDVLDQTPPGRGGEIQLTDALQTLAVSEGEGSGVYGVIFRGRRFDTGDKLSYLKAVMTVALERGDTGPALREWLEEVRTPARQSADA from the coding sequence ATGCGTAAAGCAGTTATTCCAGCGGCCGGTCTCGGAACACGATTCCTTCCAGCAACCAAAGCCATGCCGAAAGAAATGCTCCCTGTCGTGGACAAGCCCGCAATCCAGTACGTCGTAGAAGAAGCAGTCAGGGCAGGGCTGACCGACGTCGTTATGATCACCGGACGTAACAAACGTGCCCTGGAAGATCACTTCGACCGTGAGCCCTTCCTTGAACAAATCCTTGAGTCCAAGGGCGATCTTGCTAAGCTGGCCGCCGTCCAAGAATCCTCGTCACTGGTCGATCTGCACTACCTGCGCCAAGGCGACCCGAAAGGCCTAGGGCATGCCGTCCTGCGGGCCCGGGCTCATGTCGGCAATGAACCTTTCGCTGTACTCCTCGGGGATGACCTCATTGACGAGCAAGACAGTATCCTCGACGACATGGCCCGTGTCCAGGAGCTCACCGGCGGCTCGGTGGTGGCGCTGATGGAGGTCGAGCCGGAACAGATCAGTGTCTACGGTTGCGCCGATGTTGTCTCCAGCGAGGTTGACGGGTCTCTCAGGATCCGTGGCCTCGTTGAAAAACCCGAGCCCATCCATGCTCCCTCGAACCTCGCCATCATCGGCCGCTACGTCCTGCACCCGCGCATCTTTGATGTCCTGGATCAAACCCCGCCAGGGCGTGGAGGGGAAATTCAGCTAACGGATGCCCTGCAAACCCTGGCAGTCTCCGAAGGTGAGGGCTCCGGCGTGTACGGCGTGATCTTCAGAGGCCGCCGCTTCGACACCGGCGACAAGCTGAGCTACCTCAAAGCCGTGATGACGGTCGCCTTGGAACGCGGGGACACAGGCCCCGCGCTACGGGAATGGCTCGAAGAAGTAAGGACCCCGGCCCGACAGTCCGCAGATGCTTGA
- a CDS encoding permease prefix domain 1-containing protein: protein MEVSHDELEAQIDRWRGYIQRNQAISPVDVDELEDHLREQIAERQASGLDDEEAFLVAIKRLGNLDAVSREFAREHSDRLWKQLVLLPDGSDGAGAPPWRELAVVLALAVGAGVAVKVGLALIGDGEALARNVGLLTLPFLAGYFAWKRRVSIRVVAALVIPVVVLAATLNLYPFVPGGSTAMLAALHSVVVLWLLVGVAYVGGRWRSGRRRMDFVRFTGEFAIYFTLLALGGAVLIGLTLATLQIIGIDFESVMEEWILPFAVPGAVVVAGWLVEAKQQVVENIAPVLTRVFTPLTAAMLLALLPVLATAGGLVDADRNLLILMNAILVLVLCLLLYSISARDSLAPPGLFDGLQLVLVLAALGVNAVMLTAMLTRIAEFGYSPNRTAALGLNILLLIHLVWAAWLAVAFLRGRRPFAVVERWQTSYLPVYGVWAAVVVLVFPPLFSFS, encoded by the coding sequence ATGGAGGTTTCGCACGACGAACTTGAGGCGCAGATCGACAGGTGGCGCGGATATATCCAGCGCAACCAGGCGATCTCCCCGGTGGATGTTGACGAACTCGAAGACCACCTGCGCGAGCAGATTGCCGAACGGCAGGCAAGTGGCCTCGATGACGAGGAAGCATTCCTTGTTGCCATTAAGCGCCTGGGCAACCTGGACGCCGTGTCCCGCGAGTTTGCCCGGGAACACTCCGACAGGCTGTGGAAGCAGTTGGTCCTTCTGCCCGACGGATCCGATGGTGCTGGGGCGCCGCCCTGGCGCGAACTGGCGGTGGTATTGGCGCTCGCCGTCGGGGCGGGAGTGGCTGTCAAGGTTGGCCTGGCGCTGATCGGCGACGGTGAGGCGCTCGCGCGCAACGTCGGGCTGCTCACCCTCCCCTTCCTGGCGGGCTATTTTGCGTGGAAGCGCCGAGTGTCCATCCGGGTGGTGGCGGCACTCGTGATCCCCGTCGTCGTCTTGGCGGCCACGCTCAACCTGTACCCGTTTGTGCCCGGGGGCTCCACAGCCATGCTTGCCGCACTCCACTCCGTGGTGGTGCTGTGGCTCCTGGTGGGGGTGGCCTATGTCGGCGGGCGCTGGCGATCTGGCAGGCGGCGGATGGACTTCGTTCGGTTTACCGGAGAGTTTGCCATTTACTTCACGCTCCTGGCGCTGGGCGGCGCAGTCCTGATTGGGCTTACGCTGGCCACCCTGCAGATCATTGGCATCGACTTCGAGTCAGTCATGGAGGAGTGGATCCTCCCGTTCGCGGTGCCCGGCGCAGTCGTCGTTGCGGGTTGGCTTGTTGAGGCCAAGCAGCAGGTCGTTGAAAATATTGCACCCGTCCTTACCCGCGTATTTACGCCTTTGACGGCTGCCATGTTGTTGGCGCTGTTGCCTGTTCTCGCAACCGCTGGCGGCCTAGTGGATGCGGACCGCAACCTGCTGATACTTATGAATGCCATTCTTGTGTTGGTTCTCTGTCTGCTGCTCTATTCGATTTCCGCCCGCGACTCGCTGGCCCCTCCCGGCTTGTTTGATGGCCTGCAGCTGGTCCTGGTGCTCGCTGCGCTTGGTGTGAATGCCGTGATGTTGACGGCAATGCTCACCCGCATCGCCGAATTTGGATACAGTCCGAACAGGACTGCTGCGCTGGGGTTGAACATTCTGCTGCTGATCCACCTGGTCTGGGCTGCATGGTTGGCTGTCGCCTTCCTGCGCGGCAGGCGACCGTTTGCCGTCGTTGAACGATGGCAGACAAGCTACTTGCCGGTTTACGGGGTTTGGGCTGCTGTTGTCGTACTGGTCTTCCCTCCCTTGTTTTCATTTTCGTAA
- a CDS encoding PadR family transcriptional regulator — protein sequence MRIDKDLVAASATPLVLGILMDGDLYGYAILKRVGELSGGGMQWTDGMLYPLLHRLERLGYVSSSWGTSDAGRRRKHYAITQAGREALADRQQQWAVVSGALRQVWQNTPRFPAAVEGWA from the coding sequence ATGCGCATTGACAAGGACCTGGTGGCGGCTTCCGCCACCCCGCTGGTGCTGGGCATCCTGATGGATGGGGACCTGTATGGCTATGCCATCCTCAAGAGGGTCGGTGAGCTCTCCGGCGGTGGCATGCAGTGGACCGACGGAATGCTCTACCCCCTGCTTCACCGCCTCGAGCGGCTCGGCTACGTGTCCTCATCCTGGGGCACTTCCGACGCCGGGCGCCGGCGCAAGCACTACGCCATCACGCAGGCTGGGAGGGAAGCGCTCGCCGACCGACAGCAACAGTGGGCGGTCGTCTCAGGCGCGTTGCGACAGGTGTGGCAAAATACGCCACGATTCCCTGCCGCGGTGGAAGGTTGGGCGTGA
- a CDS encoding DUF4031 domain-containing protein — protein MIFIDPPFWPAHGTVFSHLISDISVEELHSFAAANGVAERAFDLDHYDVPARIYQDLIDAGATPITGKELARTLVASGLRIKAKYRVKSVSSVLERRWNALMPEHPRLGAELLERWNEPHRHYHSATHLLAVLEALDALTDRQTTLPVALAAWFHDAVYNGTAADEEDSAILAQVRLNKLVPPDESDEVARLVRLTATHSPSARDDAGHLLCDADLAILGGGPDAYSRYTAGIRKDYAHVSEPDFAKGRAAVVRQLLALEPMFHTARGRELWAARSRENLNRELESLLAGLTSS, from the coding sequence ATGATCTTCATCGATCCGCCATTTTGGCCGGCGCACGGCACGGTGTTCTCGCACCTGATCTCCGACATCTCAGTCGAAGAGCTCCACTCCTTCGCTGCCGCCAACGGCGTGGCTGAACGCGCATTCGACCTGGATCACTACGACGTCCCGGCGCGGATCTACCAGGACCTCATTGACGCAGGGGCAACACCCATTACCGGCAAGGAACTGGCACGCACGCTGGTGGCGTCGGGCCTGCGCATCAAGGCCAAGTACCGGGTCAAGTCCGTGTCCAGCGTCCTCGAACGGCGCTGGAATGCACTCATGCCCGAGCATCCAAGGCTGGGCGCGGAACTGCTCGAACGATGGAACGAACCACACCGCCACTACCACTCCGCCACCCATCTGCTCGCAGTACTGGAAGCACTGGATGCCCTGACCGACCGCCAAACAACCCTGCCAGTGGCACTGGCAGCCTGGTTCCACGACGCCGTCTACAACGGCACAGCCGCAGACGAAGAAGACTCAGCCATTTTGGCACAAGTGCGCTTAAACAAACTTGTACCCCCAGACGAGTCCGACGAGGTCGCCCGCCTTGTGCGCCTGACCGCCACACACTCCCCCTCAGCCCGGGACGACGCCGGACACCTCCTTTGCGATGCCGACCTCGCCATCCTCGGCGGCGGGCCGGACGCATACTCCCGTTACACCGCCGGTATCCGGAAGGACTATGCCCACGTGTCGGAGCCAGACTTTGCCAAGGGAAGGGCCGCCGTCGTGCGTCAATTGCTGGCGCTGGAACCAATGTTCCACACGGCCAGGGGCAGGGAATTGTGGGCTGCCCGGTCGCGGGAGAATCTCAACCGGGAGCTCGAGTCGCTTCTGGCCGGTTTGACCTCAAGCTAA
- a CDS encoding VOC family protein codes for MRILSASITVHDVAEAARFYRNILLLPVEESPNGAVVTIGASRLVMSAGERFDGAHHLAFGIPPSDFGPAHEWLAQRVPLLRSGGSEVILGSDEWSSRSLYFEGPEGIILELIARDADAAAASSVTAASARSTASGTGGNPRMLSISEVGIGVADVLGAVAKVSRELAIPVFYDLSGTFASMGSHDGLLILVHEDRIWFPTASSRPAHGPLAVEIESPAGNARLQLGAEASVAGG; via the coding sequence ATGAGAATTCTAAGCGCATCAATCACCGTCCACGACGTCGCGGAAGCAGCACGGTTCTACCGCAACATCCTCCTGCTGCCGGTCGAGGAATCCCCCAACGGGGCGGTGGTCACGATCGGCGCCAGCCGGCTGGTCATGAGCGCCGGCGAGAGGTTCGACGGCGCACATCACCTGGCGTTTGGCATCCCGCCGTCGGATTTTGGGCCGGCCCATGAATGGCTGGCGCAGCGCGTCCCCCTGCTCCGTTCAGGGGGCTCGGAGGTCATTCTCGGCTCGGACGAATGGAGCTCGAGATCGCTGTATTTCGAGGGCCCCGAAGGCATCATCCTGGAGCTCATCGCGCGCGACGCCGATGCTGCCGCAGCTTCCAGCGTCACCGCAGCGTCCGCTCGGTCCACCGCTTCAGGGACGGGCGGAAATCCGCGCATGCTGTCCATCAGCGAGGTGGGCATTGGCGTGGCCGATGTGCTGGGCGCCGTGGCGAAAGTGTCGCGCGAGCTGGCCATTCCCGTGTTTTACGACCTTTCCGGCACCTTTGCATCGATGGGCAGCCACGACGGACTGCTGATCCTTGTGCACGAGGACCGCATCTGGTTCCCCACAGCCTCATCGCGCCCGGCGCACGGGCCGCTGGCCGTCGAGATTGAATCGCCCGCGGGAAATGCCCGGCTGCAGCTGGGTGCGGAGGCATCGGTGGCCGGCGGGTAG
- a CDS encoding ASCH domain-containing protein, which yields MSLNDLRNAPEFAGLPICEFAFPGPLRDQLVAAVLDGSKTSTTATLIEFEVEQEELPRAGEREVVVDSGGRGVAVIEMTEVRFARLADVDLRHAIDEGEGFTTVAQWRSGHEEFWHSPEMREAMKDPDFTVDDSSMLVLQRFVVTARLP from the coding sequence ATGAGCCTCAACGACCTCAGAAACGCGCCGGAATTTGCCGGTCTTCCCATCTGCGAATTCGCGTTCCCCGGGCCGCTGCGCGACCAGCTGGTGGCGGCAGTCCTGGACGGCTCCAAGACGTCCACCACCGCCACGCTCATCGAGTTCGAGGTGGAGCAGGAAGAGCTGCCGCGCGCCGGCGAACGCGAAGTCGTGGTGGATTCCGGAGGCCGGGGCGTTGCCGTCATCGAAATGACGGAGGTCCGCTTCGCACGGCTGGCGGATGTCGACCTCCGCCATGCCATCGACGAGGGAGAAGGCTTCACCACTGTTGCCCAGTGGCGGTCCGGGCACGAGGAGTTCTGGCACTCCCCCGAAATGCGCGAAGCCATGAAGGACCCGGACTTTACGGTTGATGACAGCTCCATGCTGGTGCTGCAGCGATTTGTGGTCACGGCCCGGCTGCCGTAG
- a CDS encoding pentapeptide repeat-containing protein, producing MASKNTPRAPRLTPLDLHDLVDNEDAFFGPGETYDGERFDRPAFDEANLTSTDFLECELNGPTLNDAELRGVRFRGTAINDSFAPIMKGPRTSWRDTEITSPRWGSAELYDSSWQSVRIDGGKIDFLNLRASKIIDLQISDCIIGELDLGGANVTRLALKNCRIGTLDFQQATLKDVDLRSTDFRTLNGVGSMAGVVVDDYQLGLLAPILAAHLGITVA from the coding sequence ATGGCTTCGAAGAACACGCCCCGCGCACCCCGGCTCACACCTCTGGACCTGCATGACCTCGTGGACAACGAGGACGCCTTCTTCGGCCCCGGCGAAACATACGACGGCGAGCGCTTTGACCGCCCCGCCTTCGACGAAGCAAACCTGACCTCCACCGACTTCCTGGAGTGCGAACTCAACGGCCCCACCCTGAACGACGCCGAACTGCGCGGCGTGCGCTTCCGCGGCACCGCCATCAACGACAGCTTCGCCCCGATCATGAAAGGTCCGCGCACCAGCTGGCGGGACACGGAAATCACCTCTCCGCGCTGGGGTTCGGCTGAACTGTACGACAGCAGCTGGCAGTCGGTCCGGATCGACGGCGGCAAAATCGACTTCCTGAACCTGCGAGCCTCCAAGATCATCGACCTGCAGATCAGCGATTGCATCATCGGCGAGCTGGACCTCGGCGGGGCCAACGTCACCCGGCTGGCATTGAAGAACTGCCGCATCGGAACCCTGGATTTCCAGCAGGCCACCTTGAAGGATGTGGACCTGCGCAGCACGGACTTCCGCACGCTCAACGGTGTGGGATCCATGGCCGGCGTGGTGGTTGACGACTACCAGCTGGGCCTGCTGGCACCCATTCTTGCCGCACACCTGGGCATCACCGTCGCCTGA
- a CDS encoding sensor histidine kinase, with the protein MPTPEIPQPHAALGRNVRTTWTYTLGSIVFILIVLDATLLSIAVESFNAMHDAVSGLLILFLLAAVATQVRYAWFLRVGLGGGLPAVGWTLALLVPAAAVWVLGLFLPSGALVWTVPVWLGVCLLACLLPRRPRWAVLGAGLASALLFALLYGVVHGASVLVPDNPGTLMLVVYAAGMPPMLLSALWFWRVVVELDRSRLLGVELAVAQERLRFAADLHDIQGHHLQVIALKSELAERLLPVNPDAALANIRETRLIAKQALEETRTLVSGYRETSLGDELENAREVLAAAGADCELVLGSVPADPATHKALAMTVREATTNILRHSDATAAAITLAAAPGAPGSPGATVLTISNNGVQSPHSGSGTGLLGLRERIEALGGTLETTLDNGRFELQARVPGSPIPQ; encoded by the coding sequence ATGCCCACCCCTGAGATCCCGCAGCCGCACGCCGCCCTGGGCCGCAATGTGCGCACCACCTGGACGTACACGCTGGGATCCATTGTGTTCATCCTCATTGTCCTGGACGCCACGCTGCTCAGCATTGCCGTGGAGTCCTTCAATGCCATGCACGACGCCGTTTCCGGCCTTTTGATTCTTTTCCTCCTCGCCGCCGTGGCCACCCAGGTGCGCTACGCGTGGTTCCTCCGGGTGGGGCTGGGCGGCGGGCTTCCGGCGGTCGGGTGGACCCTGGCGCTGCTGGTGCCGGCTGCTGCAGTGTGGGTGCTGGGGCTGTTCCTGCCATCCGGTGCACTGGTGTGGACGGTTCCCGTGTGGCTGGGGGTGTGCCTCCTGGCGTGCCTGCTGCCCAGACGGCCGCGATGGGCGGTGCTGGGTGCCGGTCTGGCGTCGGCCCTGCTTTTCGCCTTGCTGTACGGGGTGGTTCACGGCGCGTCGGTCCTGGTGCCGGACAACCCCGGCACGCTCATGCTGGTGGTGTATGCGGCGGGCATGCCGCCGATGCTGCTGAGCGCCCTGTGGTTCTGGCGGGTGGTGGTGGAGCTGGACCGGAGCCGGCTGCTGGGCGTCGAACTGGCCGTGGCGCAGGAGAGGCTGCGTTTTGCCGCGGACCTTCACGACATCCAGGGCCACCACCTGCAGGTGATCGCGCTGAAGTCCGAGCTCGCGGAGCGGCTGCTTCCCGTCAATCCAGACGCGGCGCTGGCCAACATCCGCGAAACGAGGCTCATTGCCAAGCAGGCGCTGGAGGAAACCCGGACGCTGGTGTCGGGGTACCGGGAGACGTCGCTGGGCGACGAGCTGGAGAATGCCCGCGAGGTGCTTGCTGCCGCCGGTGCCGACTGCGAGCTGGTGCTTGGGTCGGTTCCCGCCGACCCTGCCACCCACAAGGCACTGGCCATGACGGTGCGTGAGGCCACCACCAACATCCTGCGGCACAGCGATGCCACAGCCGCCGCCATCACGCTGGCCGCCGCACCCGGGGCGCCCGGATCACCAGGGGCAACCGTGCTGACCATCAGCAACAACGGGGTGCAGTCGCCTCATTCCGGCAGCGGCACCGGGCTGCTGGGGCTGCGCGAACGCATCGAAGCTTTGGGCGGAACCCTTGAAACCACATTGGACAACGGCCGCTTTGAACTGCAGGCCCGGGTCCCCGGCAGCCCCATTCCCCAGTAA
- a CDS encoding response regulator transcription factor, translating into MTEPAQARRIRLLIADDEHLIRGALEALLGLEPDIEVVASADNGVTAAELAAATQPDICLLDLEMPQADGLEAAAKILATVNTRVIIVTRHARPGVLRRALASKVSGFVPKSTPAQELAHVIRDVAAGKRYIDPDIAAAALTAERCPLTDRELDALRVSRSTTSVAQIAQAMHLAPGTVRNYLSSAMMKLNAASRHEAADRAWQQGWI; encoded by the coding sequence ATGACTGAGCCTGCACAGGCCCGCCGCATCCGGCTGCTGATTGCCGACGACGAACATCTCATCCGGGGTGCCCTGGAGGCGCTCCTGGGGCTCGAACCTGACATCGAGGTGGTGGCCAGCGCGGACAACGGCGTGACCGCGGCTGAACTGGCCGCCGCCACCCAACCGGACATCTGCCTGCTGGATTTGGAAATGCCGCAGGCCGACGGCCTCGAGGCGGCCGCGAAGATCCTTGCCACCGTGAACACGCGGGTCATCATCGTCACCCGCCACGCGCGGCCCGGTGTGCTGCGGCGCGCGCTGGCGTCGAAGGTCTCCGGTTTCGTGCCGAAGTCCACGCCGGCCCAGGAGCTGGCGCACGTGATCCGCGACGTGGCGGCCGGCAAGCGCTACATCGATCCGGACATCGCCGCTGCCGCCTTGACGGCCGAGCGCTGCCCGCTCACGGACCGTGAACTGGACGCCCTGCGCGTCAGCCGTTCCACCACCAGCGTCGCGCAGATAGCGCAGGCCATGCACCTGGCGCCCGGCACAGTCCGCAACTACCTCTCCTCCGCCATGATGAAACTCAACGCCGCCTCACGCCACGAGGCCGCCGACAGGGCGTGGCAGCAGGGCTGGATCTAG
- a CDS encoding aldo/keto reductase: MKTMKLGSQGLEVSVEGLGAMGMSAFYGQRDDAESSATLNRALDLGVTLIDTAEIYGPFLNEQLIAKAIGHRRGEYSLATKFGSEVTDDGERGPVNGSPAYARKALERSLRNLQTETVDLYYLHRVDPGTPIEETVGAMAEFVKEGKVRYLGLSEAAPETIRRAHAVHPVTALQTEYSIFEREPEGNGVLETVRGLGIGYVAYSPLGRGFLTGKISTPDDLPEGDWRRTMPRFTPENLAANLQLVDRIKDLAAAKGVTAGQLALAWVLAQGVCAIPGTKRRTYLEENIAAAGIELTAADLEALNTAAPAGTTAGTRYDEAGLKSLYK; this comes from the coding sequence ATGAAGACCATGAAATTGGGCAGCCAGGGGCTCGAAGTCTCCGTCGAGGGCCTCGGCGCCATGGGCATGAGCGCGTTTTACGGACAACGGGACGACGCCGAATCCTCCGCCACGCTCAACCGCGCCCTTGACCTTGGGGTCACCTTGATCGACACCGCCGAAATCTACGGGCCGTTCCTCAACGAGCAGCTCATCGCGAAGGCGATCGGGCACCGCCGTGGCGAATACTCGCTCGCCACAAAGTTTGGCAGCGAGGTCACCGACGACGGCGAACGCGGCCCCGTGAACGGAAGCCCGGCTTACGCGCGCAAGGCCCTGGAACGATCCCTGCGCAACCTGCAGACCGAGACGGTGGACCTCTACTACCTGCACCGCGTGGACCCCGGCACTCCCATCGAGGAGACAGTGGGCGCCATGGCCGAGTTCGTCAAGGAAGGCAAAGTTCGTTACCTGGGCCTGTCCGAAGCCGCTCCTGAAACAATCCGCCGCGCCCACGCAGTCCACCCGGTCACCGCCCTGCAGACCGAATATTCCATCTTCGAGCGCGAACCCGAGGGCAACGGTGTCCTGGAGACCGTCCGTGGGCTTGGCATCGGCTATGTCGCGTATTCACCGCTGGGTCGGGGTTTCCTGACCGGCAAGATCAGCACCCCGGATGACCTCCCGGAGGGCGACTGGCGCCGCACCATGCCCCGCTTCACACCCGAAAACCTCGCTGCAAACCTGCAGCTGGTGGACCGGATCAAGGACCTGGCCGCGGCCAAGGGCGTCACGGCCGGCCAACTGGCCTTGGCATGGGTGCTGGCCCAGGGTGTGTGCGCCATCCCCGGCACCAAGCGCCGCACCTACCTGGAGGAAAACATTGCGGCCGCCGGAATCGAGCTGACCGCCGCTGACCTCGAAGCCCTGAACACCGCCGCCCCCGCGGGAACCACCGCCGGCACAAGGTACGACGAAGCCGGGCTGAAGTCGTTGTACAAGTAG
- a CDS encoding sialidase family protein produces MTRPTSSVHVLARRGVADHRQYRIPALAVSTQGTILAAYDGRPNLDDLPNPIDLLLRRSTDNGATWGPQQTVRTGTGLDGYGDPSLLVDTHTGRIFMFHAAGTHAGFFEAVPGLADEDAIQHADLSFSDDDGATWSHRRLTAMLKTEGVTGLFAAAGAGIQIHTGPFAGRLVQQFVLLHDGEIKAASAYSDDHGESWTLGAFIPGANENKVVCLADGSLLMHSRATPHRLTANSSDGGQTWSPAQPHMELPDPSDNGSVARFDGLPNVTALATPETDNWLIATHNHDPLLRRNTLLKLSQDNGASWPFAVVLCGGSSQYSTAARLPDGRIGVLYERQGYRDIVFAALDPQELFASPAASLTHDAGTSFAGGVAFDVVLRSITPGRPAVWESVGESFVLTQTDGDWDPAAWKEVGQGYSEDAPQVLSNRESQDLNYGAVVPGYKAGDVLAFAGRIENRGGEPVRAGVLQGGESTELPGAAHAGTVELLALELLAPGTVRGFNANYTVTEADVAAGRASVEFSLLMGEKEGSKRAADAGEPAGGARRLFSFDTATGDITES; encoded by the coding sequence ATGACACGTCCTACCTCTTCTGTCCATGTACTTGCCCGACGCGGAGTCGCCGACCACCGCCAGTACCGCATCCCGGCCCTGGCCGTGTCCACGCAAGGCACCATCCTGGCCGCCTACGACGGGCGCCCCAACCTGGACGACCTGCCCAACCCCATTGACCTGCTCCTGCGCCGCAGCACAGACAACGGCGCCACCTGGGGCCCGCAGCAGACCGTCCGCACCGGCACCGGCCTGGACGGCTACGGCGACCCCTCACTCCTGGTCGACACCCACACTGGTCGCATCTTCATGTTCCATGCTGCCGGCACGCACGCCGGATTCTTCGAGGCCGTCCCCGGCCTGGCTGACGAAGACGCCATCCAGCACGCCGACCTCAGCTTCTCCGACGACGACGGCGCCACCTGGTCCCACCGCCGCCTCACAGCCATGCTCAAAACAGAAGGTGTCACGGGGCTGTTCGCCGCCGCAGGCGCCGGAATCCAAATCCACACGGGCCCGTTCGCCGGCCGCCTCGTCCAGCAGTTCGTGCTGCTCCACGACGGCGAGATCAAGGCCGCCAGCGCCTACAGCGACGACCACGGCGAGAGCTGGACCTTGGGCGCGTTCATCCCCGGCGCCAACGAAAACAAGGTCGTCTGCCTGGCGGACGGCAGCCTGCTCATGCACTCGCGCGCCACCCCGCACCGCCTCACGGCGAACTCATCCGACGGCGGCCAGACCTGGTCGCCCGCGCAGCCGCACATGGAGCTGCCCGACCCCAGCGACAACGGCTCCGTCGCCCGCTTCGACGGCCTGCCGAACGTCACCGCACTGGCCACCCCGGAAACCGACAACTGGCTCATCGCCACCCACAACCACGACCCCCTCCTGCGCCGCAACACCCTCCTGAAGCTTTCGCAGGACAACGGCGCCAGCTGGCCCTTCGCCGTCGTGCTCTGCGGCGGCAGCTCGCAGTATTCAACTGCCGCCCGCCTGCCCGACGGCCGCATCGGCGTCCTGTACGAGCGCCAGGGCTACCGGGACATCGTGTTTGCCGCCCTCGATCCGCAGGAACTGTTCGCCTCCCCCGCCGCTTCCCTGACGCACGACGCCGGAACCTCCTTCGCGGGCGGCGTCGCCTTCGATGTGGTGTTGCGTTCCATAACGCCCGGCCGGCCCGCCGTGTGGGAAAGCGTGGGCGAGAGCTTTGTGCTCACCCAGACCGACGGCGACTGGGACCCCGCGGCATGGAAGGAAGTGGGCCAGGGCTACTCCGAGGACGCCCCGCAGGTGCTTTCCAACAGGGAGTCCCAGGACCTGAACTACGGCGCGGTGGTGCCCGGGTACAAGGCCGGCGACGTGCTGGCCTTTGCCGGGCGCATCGAGAACCGCGGCGGCGAGCCCGTGCGGGCCGGGGTGTTGCAGGGCGGCGAATCAACGGAACTGCCAGGTGCCGCGCATGCCGGCACGGTGGAACTGCTGGCCCTGGAACTGCTGGCTCCGGGCACGGTGCGCGGATTCAATGCGAACTACACCGTGACGGAGGCGGATGTTGCTGCAGGCCGGGCGTCGGTGGAATTCAGCCTGCTCATGGGCGAGAAGGAAGGTTCCAAACGGGCGGCAGATGCTGGCGAACCTGCCGGCGGCGCGCGCCGGCTGTTCAGCTTCGACACGGCAACGGGTGACATCACCGAATCCTGA
- a CDS encoding PspA/IM30 family protein — MSLFARIAAFFGAGRSAGKLDGGASRDGQLTLADAQLKQQAAVQKMRRGVADVSVSRQRLDLQAADLQKALDALAALAEKSRDDGDEESVQTAMGRHLIMEGQLADLVSQRDALAEQETMLIAALTQLQARVAGFNVTAETLRAVHKAADANQSIAKALEDFGDKQPPSPN, encoded by the coding sequence ATGAGCCTGTTCGCCCGGATCGCCGCGTTCTTCGGTGCCGGCAGGAGTGCAGGGAAGCTCGACGGCGGAGCCTCCCGGGACGGCCAGCTCACCCTGGCTGATGCGCAGCTGAAGCAGCAGGCCGCGGTGCAAAAGATGCGCCGCGGCGTTGCCGATGTTTCCGTGAGCCGCCAGCGGCTGGACCTGCAGGCCGCCGACCTCCAAAAGGCGCTGGATGCCCTGGCGGCACTGGCGGAAAAGTCCCGGGACGATGGAGATGAGGAGTCGGTCCAAACAGCCATGGGCCGGCATCTCATCATGGAGGGGCAGCTGGCCGACCTGGTCTCCCAGCGTGACGCCCTCGCCGAGCAGGAAACCATGCTGATCGCCGCACTGACCCAGCTCCAGGCGCGCGTGGCCGGTTTCAACGTCACGGCGGAAACGCTGCGCGCGGTGCACAAGGCAGCCGACGCCAACCAGTCCATCGCCAAGGCCCTGGAGGATTTTGGGGACAAGCAACCCCCGTCCCCCAACTGA